The segment tctgtccgtccgtccgtctgtccgtccccttcagcgcctagtgctcaaagactataagagctagagaaacgatgttttggatccagacttctgtgatatgtcactgctacaagaatatttcaaaaaaaatgtagagttgcggcgtccgcagcaactcacaacgttccccctcgttttattattacaaaattaaattttttaattacTTTTCAAATACGCAGATAGATTTGGGGCGTTAGAAATGTTTAATGAATTCGTGGTTTTTCATGGTGTGGTTTTATCTATTCGTtctatgaactggcacatctacatatgtatgtactcaggagtacttaaaagtagctAATCGTGTAGAAAACAAACTTTGTGGGCAGTTCGACCTTTTTCGTTAcaacatttttttatttatataaaaagtTCAATAAAAGGGAGTGGCTAAAATTAGCATATCTTGAATCAAAATCGAGAATTATGGTTTCCCATCCTCGAcggaacgattaacccattgtcgcCCAAGGCGGTTTTTTAATATTTcaccaaaaataaagaaaatttaatcattttgGCGCTGTTAcagtgaaagatatcgtgtgtgtgttttttctttttgtaaTTTCAGAGAAAAGATTTACAAACAGTATTATTTTTCGCAGTTTAACTCAATTTGTTATCCTGTTTAATTAAAGAGGTCATAAGTGTGCTAAggtcgttttttcatcggtatatacttggtatatttctgagggtgtCACTGCCTAGCGCGCATTTTTGTAATTAACCCAAACAAGTTAAAGTTGGGAAAAAGTGTGGAAAAAATGGAAGATAATTTTTCATATTGCACTCAAATGCTCAAGGAACCACTGCAACTTGGGTAAGCATCGAAATTTGATACATTTGCACAATCATGTGCTGCCTAGACGCTGCCTCTTACTCTTCTAGAAAACTCGTTGGCTCTGGCTCACAATTTGAGGTAGAACAGTCGCCACTTGGGGCTGGCGATGATGATTTTAATGTCGACGAAATGGAAGATTGTGATAACGCTCCAGAAGAGCTCGCTTCTCCATCGACCCAATCGTTCGAGTAACTCAAAAAATTGATGGAGCCGATCAATGAGAACATTTTTAAGCGCATCACACGTGAGGGGCACCAGGGCCGAGGTCTGGTGCCAGACAAGGCACGTGTCGCGGTGCGCTATAGTGGTTATTGGGAAGGCGAGAGTTCTCCTTTTGATTCCTCATTGATGCGCCGAACTAAATTCTATTTTGAGACCGGTGCAGGTTGCGATGTGCTAGAAGGCCTCCAGGCTGCTGTACTTACCATGCGCCCATATGAAAAAGACGAATTTATTATATCCTATAAGTTGCTATTTCACGAGATGGGCTGCCCGCCGCGCATTAAACCACGTTCGGATGGACTTTTCAAAATCGAAGTTCTTCACTTCACATTGATCGGGGACTCAGATGCCTTCGCGTCAATGGCCGCTGTGGATCGGGACAAGTTTGCAATAGTTTACCCCAAGGCATTAGACATGCACATGCATGGCAAGGACTGTGTGAAGCGCTTTCGCTACCGCAACGCCGTCACTGCCTTCGAGCGGGCCGGAAGCTCTCTAAACTATTGCCGTTTAGCCAATGATGAGGATGAGCGCAAGCAAATCGCTCTGTTGATCACTCTCAATGTAACTATGCAACTTGTAGCGTCGTGGCTCATCCCCacttatgtgtttttttttttaacttttccAGCAAAACTTGATGATCTGCTACAATAAATTGCATAATCCCAAACGCGTGTGCATTACGATGAAAGCCTTGCGGCGTCTCACTGAAAATAAGCCTTCCTGTAAGGCCCTCTACCAGGAAGGTTGCGCCCTGTCCGCCTTAGGCGAATATAAGGATGCTCGGTGTatatttatgcaggctcaagCCAAGCAGCCCGATAACAATGAGATCAGTGCTAAGATTACTGACCTGGacaagaaaatcaaaaaatacaaagagGCATCTCAGGACATTTGGACTCGTGCGTTGTCAGGCCAGAAGTTTAAAGAAGTAAAGGATGAAACCAAATGTAATCCCAGTGTTGAAGAACTTGTGAAGGAGCTTGAGACTTCCGGAAAATCGTCGGTGGCACTTTTGCGGGGTGCCTATATAAACTCGGACATTGTAatgttatccaaaatggcCAAGGAGCACAAAATGAAACTAACGGTGTCCCCTATTGACGAGAATGACTTGACGTTGTCCAAGCTAAATCTGCACTGATTCGGGCGCTGTTTCCCATTGAAGGATTAAtccatttaaataaaaaacagacaACCAAATTCAATATTTTACATTAGTTCTAGAAGAACTTAACGTTTATGTTGTACATACTGAAGAGTAAGAAAATGAAAATACGAGTACAAGAATATATTTACTTTCTGTTGGTCAGAAAATGTGGTCTGTTTTTggaatatattttgtttttaagcTGAAGCTCTGAGGACTATTTATTActtatttgattgaatttatattcagGTAGTCACATAAATGAACAGTTTGTTGTGTTTGGGCTGTGTACAAAGTGAGAAGAATGTTTTACGTGTAAGAAGTTGGATGACTAACAACGTAGATATATGTAGGagcaattatttaaaaattggaGGAATGACGATTTAGATCCTCAACCTTAAGATGTGTATCCTTTGGATTTTGCACTTGCCATCAGGTGTTAGCAGGACCTCGTGGAATCTGGTACGGACTCGCAACATGGTCAGGAGCTGTGGTGGCTCCATTTTTGATAGAAATGCCTGACACTTTTCACGCAAATTCTCATAAAGACAGGCATGTTGAAGTGCGTCTTGGCGTTCCATTGACGTTTTGATCGGCACACCGGAACGATTCATGATTAATATTTCTTCAACCCCTGGCTTTTCCTCTAAAAGTCGGTATACCTCATAAATATAACTCTTGGTACGCTTGGGCTGTGGAATTGGCGATTAGTTAGTTGAATTATAATACTTTGAGGTCTACACTTGATAGATAGGTATGTGCAAACCTCAGTTTCGGCTGCCTGCATTGTGAGTAGTGTATCTCAGAGCTCTACGCTTTGAGATCAGCTGGTATctcaaaaataatgaatttactTGTTTAAATCAACTATCGCTAAGCTTGCTACATCATCTTTATTGGTATAATTTAACACTATAAAAAGTGATTAGGCACACACTCCATCTACTCCATCAGCCCATCGTTTGGCACTGACTTTCGTCATTAATAAAACCATTGCTAGAATAATCAACAACAGAATAAAGAACAATTTAAGTCTCATCTTAGCTGCTATCTTTAGTTGCAAATGTTTTCGTACGAAGTCATAAACAGTTTTTGTACTATCAACAattaacacacacattttaaaCCATGAAAATGGAATTATGACTGGATTGAATGGAgtaaaaactcaaatttaattaaaaatttaaaaaaattttgtCGGCTAGTTTTAAATTGACCAAAAGGGTATGTTAATGCAAGCAGTTTATTTAAGTGTGGACTGCTTGCTCAACAAAATTCACAAATTTCCGATTTTTGTGGAGAGACCTGTTTGGTGCTGCGCGTTGAGTCTCAAATTTGATTGCGTTTTTGAAATGAATCGCTGAGAGCGGCGGGTGCCCCTCTATTTGGCCGGGTTTAATTTTACAATAATTAATGCCGTAAATGCAAGCGGAGGTAGATTCATTGAACAGGTGGGAATTCGCCTTCGGTGCCCGTAACGGTTATCAAATCCGTGGGAAAACTATCATCCTTGTTTCCCTCCACAATATTTTGGGGGATCTTTCGCCCAGGGCTATTTGGATGGGCTGGATCTTTTAGTTGTTCTAGTTAAACacataaaaaagattttaattGCCAACCTGGCGTTAGGGGTTTCAGAAATCCAGTCGATTGTGTCATATGTATAGCCGCGCGGATTCAGGTGTTGTTATTTCGAGtttacccacccaaccatgTAAACACTGCTCTTTTATTCCGTGTTAGTCCTTAAGCCTTAATATATTCTCCTCCCAGTACCCCATTGTAATTACTTTACTCCAATTAAATATCGACTAATCTTCATTGTATTTTCATTATAATAATCATATATTACAGACTGTCAGCGTCTGGCGTTTTGTGAGGATATGCGCCCTCGAAGTTACTGAGCCATCACTTGGGAAGTGTGCCGTCTCAATGATTGCACATTATTCAAAAATTCCGAACTTTTCTCGTCACTTTTTCTGACGATGagaaaatttaaatgcaaaactgaaatattattattatcagcaATCAGTCTTGTTGGTGGCTTATAATTGGTTCTCAATCGCTGCAACGAACCTGCATGCAAGCGGGGGTTATTTAACTGTAACTTTATGTAACAGTGATTAAATGTTGGGTTTTAAAAACAGGGCTTAATTCTGGAGAGCACTTATTAAATTTCGGCACGCGAATTGATGTATTGAGGCGGCCTTGGCATGTGCACCATGCCCCCTTAACAGATTTAACTGATATTAGCCACATGTGCGAAAATTCTTTGGTAGAGGTTGGTTACCTGATGGGAGGGGCTATGTaactttcttttattatacccgatactcaaaatgagtattggggtatattagatttgtggtaaaagtggatgtgtgtaacgtccagaaggaatcgtttccgacccaataaagtatatatattctggatcagcatcaatagccgaggcgATTGAGCCCTgaatgtctgtccgtctgtccgtccgtccgtctgtccgtccccttcagcgcctagtgctcaaagactataagagctagagaaacgatgttttggatccagacttctgtgatatgtcactgctacaagaatatttcaaaactttgccccccCCACCACTTCCGACCACACAACGGGCgcaaatctgtggcatccacaatttcgacgattcgagaaaactaaaaacgcggaatcatagataacgaccatatctatcagattgctgaatctggatcagatcagatcatttttatagccaaaaggaacaaatcaatttgcagtggctacgcagcgcccgacgtcacggtcagactgattttctgtctctctcgcacgcactctttctcgtgtcgtttaatattcgcggcgtctgccggaggggagccatactgactaagtatcgggtataaatgtagagttgcggcgtccgcagcaactcacaacgttccccctcgttttattattacaaaattaaattttttaattacTTTTCAAATACGCAGATAGATTTGGGGCGTTAGAAATGTTTAATGAATTCGTGGTTTTTCATGGTGTGGTTTTATCTATTCGTtctatgaactggcacatctacatatgtatgtactcaggagtacttaaaagtagctAATCGTGTAGAAAACAAACTTTGTGGGCAGTTCGACCTTTTTCGTTAcaacatttttttatttatataaaaagtTCAATAAAAGGGAGTGGCTAAAATTAGCATATCTTGAATCAAAATCGAGAAATATGGTTTCCCATCCTCGAcggaacgattaacccattgtcgcCCAAGGCGGttttttaatattccaccaaatataaagaaaatttaatcattttgGCGCTGTTAcagtgaaagatatcgtgtgtgttttttttttttgtaactTCAGAGAAAAGATTTACAAACAGTATTATTTTCGCAGTTTAACTCAATTTGTTATCCTGTATAATTAAAGAGGTCATAAGTGTGCTAAggtcgttttttcatcggtatatacttggtatatttctgagggtgtCACAGCCTAGCGCGCATTTTTGTAATTAACCCAAACAAGTTAAAGTTGGGAAAAAGTGTAGAAAAAATGGaagataatttttatattgCACTCAAATGCTCAAGGAACCACTGCAACTTGGGTAAGCATCGAAATTTGATAAATTTGCACAATCATGTGCTGCCTAGACGCTGCCTCTTACTCTTCTAGAAAACTCGTTGGCTCTGGCTCACAATTTGAGGTAGAACAGTCGCCATTTGGGGCTGGCGATGATGATTTTAATGTCGACGAAATGGAAGATTGTGATAACGCTCCAGATGTTGATGAAGAAGAGCTCGCTGCTCCATCGACCCAATCGTTCGAGGAACTCAAAAAATTGATGGAGCCGATCAATGAGAACATGTTTAAGCGCATCACACGTGAGGGGCACCAGGGCCGAGGTCTGGTGCCAAACAAGGCACGTGTCGCTGTGCGCTATAGTGGTTATTGGGAAGGCGAGAGTTCTCCTTTTGATTCCTCATTGATGCGCCGAACTAAATTCTATTTTGAGACCGGTGCAGGTTGCGATGTGCTAGAAGGCCTCCAGGCTGCTGTACTTACCATGCGCCCATATGAAAAAGCCGAATTTATTATATCCTATAAGTTGCTATTTCACGAGATGGGCTGCCCGCCGGGCATTAAACCACGTTCAGATGGACTTTTCAAAATCGAAGTTCTTCACTTCACATTGATCGGGGACTCAGATGCCTTCGCGTCAATGGCCGCTGTGGATCGGGACAAGTTTGCAATAGTTTACCCCAAGGCATTAGACATGCACATGCATGGCAAGGACTGTGTGAAGCGCTTTCGCTACCGCAACGCCGTCACTGCCTTCGAGCGGGCCGTAAGCTCTCTAAACTATTGCCGTCTAGCCAATGATGAGGATGAGCGCAAGCAAATCGCTCTGTTGATCACTCTCAATGTAACTATGCAACTTGTAGCGTCGTGGCTCATCCCCacttatgtgtttttttttaacttttccAGCAAAACTTGATGATCTGCTACAATAAATTGCATAATCCCAAACGCGTGTGCATTACGATGAAAGCCTTGCGGCGTCTCACTGAAAATAAGCCTTCCTGTAAGGCCCTCTACCAGGAAGGTTGCACCCTGTCCGCCTTAGGCGAATATAAGGATGCTCGGTGTATTTTTATGCAGGCTCAAGCCAAGCAGCCCGATAACAATGAGATCAGTGCTAAGATTACTGACCTGGacaagaaaatcaaaaaatacaaagagGCATCTCAGGACATTTGGACTCGTGCGTTGTCAGGCCAGAAGTTTAAAGAAGTAAAGGATGAAACCAAATGTAATCCCAGTGTTGAAGAACTTGTGAATGTGCTTGAGACTTCCGAAAAATCGTCGGTGGCACTTTTGCAGGGTGCCTATATAAACTCGGACATTGTAatgttatccaaaatggcCAAGGAGCACAAAATGAAACTAACGGTGTCCCCTATTGACGAGAATGACTTGACGTTGTCCAAGCTAAATCTGCACTGATTCGGGCACTGTTTCCCATGGAAGGATTAATCCATTTAAATAAACAACAGACAACCAAATTCAATATTTTACATTAGTTCTAGAAGAACTTAACGTTTACGTTGTACATACTGAAGAGTATGAAAATGAAATGTGTTTTATAAATACGAGTACAAGAATATATTTACTTTCTGTTGGTCAGAAAATGTCATCTATTTTTggaatatattttgtttttaagcTGAAGCTCTGAGGACTATTTATTActtatttgattgaatttatattcagGTAGTCACATAAATGAACAGTTTGTTGTGTTTGGGCTGTGTACAAAGTGAGAAGAATGTTTTACGTGTAAGAAGTTGGATGACTAACAACGTAGATATATGTAGGagcaattatttaaaaattggaGGAATGACGATTTAGATCCTCAACCTTAAGATGTGTATCCTTTGGATTTTGCACTTGCCATCAGGTGTTAGCAGGACCTCGTGGAATCTGGTACGGACTCGCAACATGGTCAGGAGCTGTGGTGGCTCCATTTTTAATAGAAATGCCTGACACTTTTCACGCAAATTCTCATAAAGAGAATCTCTCTCATCGGCGCATCAATGAGGAATCAAAAGGAGAACTCTAGCCTTCCCAATAACCACTATAGCGCACAGCGACACGTGCCTTGTCTGGCACCAGACCTCGGCCCTGGTGCCCCTCACGTGTGATGCGCTTAAAAATGTTCTCATTGATCGGCTCCATCAATTTTTTGAGTTCCTCGAACGATTGGGTCGATGGAGAAGCGAGCTCTTCTTCATCAACATCTGGAGCGTTATCACAATCTTCCATTTCGTCGACATTAAAATCATCATCGCCAGCCCCAAATGGCGACTGTTCTACCTCAAATTGTGAGCCAGAGCCAACGAGTTTTCTAGAAGAGTAAGAGGCAGCGTCTAGGCAGCACATGATTGTGCAAATGTATCAAATTTCGATGCTTACCCAAGTTGCAGTGGTTCCTTGAGCATTTGAGTGCAATATGAAAAATTATCTGCCATTTTTTCCACACTGTTTCCCAACTTTAACTTGTTTGGGTTAATTACAAAAATGCGCGCTAGGCAGTGacaccctcagaaatataccaagtatataccgatgaaaaaacgaccTTAGCACACTTATGACCTCTTTAATTAAACAGGATAACAAATTGAGTTAAACTGCGAAAAATAATACTGTTTTTAAATCTTTTCTctgaaattacaaaaaaaaaaaacacacacacgatatctttcactgTAACAGCGCCAAAATGAttcaattttctttatttttggtggaatattaaaaaaCCGCCTTGGgcgacaatgggttaatcgttccgTCGAGGATGGGAAACCATATTTCTTGATTTTGATTCAAGATATGCTAATTTTAGCCACTCCCTTTTATTGAactttttatataaataaaaaaatgttgTAACGAAAAAGGTCGAACTGCCCACACAGTTTTTTTTCTACACGATTAgatacttttaagtactcctgaggacatacatatgtagatgtgccagttctaTGCCATCAATGAGGAATCAAAAGGAGAACTCTCGCCTTCCCAATAACCACTATAGCGCACAGCGACACGTGCCTTGTCTGGCACCAGACCTCGGCCCTGGTGCCCCTCACGTGTGATGCGCTTAAAAATGTTCTCATTGATCGGCTCCATCAATTTTTTGAGTTCCTCGAACGATTGGGTCGATGGAGAAGCGAGCTCTTCTTCATCAACATCTGGAGCGTTATCACAATCTTCCATTTCGTCGACATTAAAATCATCATCGCCAGCCCCAAATGGCGACTGTTCTACCTCAAATTGTGAGCCAGAGCCAACGAGTTTTCTAGAAGAGTAAGAGGCAGCGTCTAGGCAGCACATGATTGTGCAAATGTATCAAATTTCGATGCTTACCCAAGTTGCAGTGGTTCCTTGAGCATTTGAGTGCAATATGAAAAATTATCTGCCATTTTTTCCACACTTTTTCCCAACTTTAACTTGTTTGGGTTAATTACAAAAATGCGCGCTAGGCAGTGacaccctcagaaatataccaagtatataccgatgaaaaaacgaccTTAGCACACTTATGACCTCTTTAATTAAACAGGATAACAAATTGAGTTAAACTGCGAAAAATAATACTGTTTTTAAATCTTTTCTctgaaattacaaaaaaaaaaaaacacacacacgatatctttcactgTAACAGCGCCAAAATGAttcaattttctttatttttggtggaatattaaaaaaCCGCCTTGGgcgacaatgggttaatcgttccgTCGAGGATGGGAAACCATATTTCTTGATTTTGATTCAAGATATGCTAATTTTAGCCACTCCC is part of the Drosophila miranda strain MSH22 chromosome Y unlocalized genomic scaffold, D.miranda_PacBio2.1 Contig_Y1_pilon, whole genome shotgun sequence genome and harbors:
- the LOC117190292 gene encoding dynein light chain roadblock-type 1-like, encoding MQAAETEPKRTKSYIYEVYRLLEEKPGVEEILIMNRSGVPIKTSMERQDALQHACLYENLREKCQAFLSKMEPPQLLTMLRVRTRFHEVLLTPDGKCKIQRIHILRLRI
- the LOC117190303 gene encoding inactive peptidyl-prolyl cis-trans isomerase shutdown-like; the encoded protein is MEDNFSYCTQMLKEPLQLGKLVGSGSQFEVEQSPLGAGDDDFNVDEMEDCDNAPEELASPSTQSFE
- the LOC117190277 gene encoding inactive peptidyl-prolyl cis-trans isomerase shutdown-like encodes the protein MADNFSYCTQMLKEPLQLGKLVGSGSQFEVEQSPFGAGDDDFNVDEMEDCDNAPDVDEEELASPSTQSFEELKKLMEPINENIFKRITREGHQGRGLVPDKARVAVRYSGYWEGESSPFDSSLMA
- the LOC117190232 gene encoding inactive peptidyl-prolyl cis-trans isomerase shutdown-like — encoded protein: MEDNFSYCTQMLKEPLQLGKRVGSGSQFEVEQSPFGAGDDDFNVDEMEDCDNAPDVDEEELASPSTQSFEELKKLMEPINENIFKRITREGHQGRGLVPDKARVAVRYSGYWEGESSPFDSSLMRRTKFYFETGAGCDVLEGLQAAVLTMRPYEKDEFIISYKLLFHEMGCPPRIKPRSDGLFKIEVLHFTLIGDSDAFASMAAVDRDKFAIVYPKALDMHMHGKDCVKRFRYRNAVTAFERAGSSLNYCRLANDEDERKQIALLITLNQNLMICYNKLHNPKRVCITMKALRRLTENKPSCKALYQEGCALSALGEYKDARCIFMQAQAKQPDNNEISAKITDLDKKIKKYKEASQDIWTRALSGQKFKEVKDETKCNPSVEELVKELETSGKSSVALLRGAYINSDIVMLSKMAKEHKMKLTVSPIDENDLTLSKLNLH